AATGTGTGGCCATCCCAAGGATCGCCTGTTGTATCGCGTTCTCCGTACTTGATGCTGTATAGGATCTGCCATACTTGGAAGATGAACCCGATTCCCATCAATACGGCACCGATGGAAGAGATTAGGTTCAATGGACCCCAGCCCATGTCCCAGCCATAAGTGTACACGCGGCGTGTCATACCCATGAAGCCAAGAGCGTACTGAGGCATGAAGCATACGTAGAATCCGATATTCCAAAGCCAGAAAGCCCAAAGGCCTAATTTAACATTCAGCTTGAAGCCGAACATTTTTGGCCACCAGTAGTAAATACCTGCAAGGTAGCCGAACACTACACCACCGATAAGAACCTGGTGGAAGTGGGCGATCAAGAAGTAGCTGTTGTGATATTGATAATCCGCTGGTGCCACGGCAAGCATGACACCTGTTGCTCCCCCGATAAGGAACGTCGGGATGAAACCAAGCGTCCAGAGCATCGGCTGTTCGATGCGGATGCGTCCGCGGAACATAGTAAATAGCCAGTTAAAGACTTTAACACCTGTAGGGATGGCAATGGCCATAGTCGTAATCGCAAAGAATGCATTGACGTTGGCGCTTGCTCCCATCGTAAAGAAGTGATGGACCCAAGTGAAATAAGACAAGATACTGATGATCATCAAAGAGAAGACCATTGATTTGTAACCGAAAATTCTTTTCTTAGAGAATACACTTACAACCTCTGAGAATACACCAAATGCCGGAAGGACAACGATGTAAACCTCAGGATGTCCCCACATCCAGATCAAGTTGACATACATCATCGGGTTTCCGCCATGAAGCATTGTGAAGAAGTGTCCACCGGCAAAACGGTCGATGAATAGTAGTGCCAATGTAACTGTCAATACAGGGAATGCGATAATGATTGTTACACAGCTTGCAAATACAGACCATGTAAATAAAGGCATTTGCATCATCTTCATGCCTTTTGCACGCATTTTTAAGATTGTCACAACAAAGTTGATACCGGAAGCCAAACTACCTACACCGGAAAGCTGAATGCCCCAAATATAGAAGTTCTCTCCCACACCCGGGCTGCCTGAAAGCTCAGACAATGGCGGGTACGCAAGCCATCCTGCATCCGGGGATCCCCCGATTACGAATGACAAGTTGAATAGCATCGCACCTACGAAGAACATCCAGAAACTGAATGCATTCAAGAATGGATACGCAACGTCGCGTGCACCGATTTGAAGTGGTACAGCGATGTTAAATAAACCGAACATCATTGGCATCGCCATGAAAAGAATCATGATCGTACCGTGTGTTGTAAAGATTTCATTGTAATGCTCCGATTGCAGGAAATGCACATTCGGCAGTGCAAGCTGTGCCCTCATGAGAAGGGCGTCAACTCCGCCGCGGAAAAGCATCAATAATGATGCAATGATATACATGATACCGATTTTCTTATGGTCAACAGTCGTCAACCATTCACGCCAAAGCCATCCCCATTTTTTGAAATAGGTTAGCACGAAGAAGATGGCAACCATGGACAAACCGATGGAAACATCTGCTCCGTAGATCAAAGGATCTCCTGTTACAAAGAAATGAGAGGCAAAGTCTTTTATTTTATCGATCATTCTGTCTTCCTCCCCCTCTAGTTATGATCCATGTCCATCTCGGACATATCGCTCATATCTTCCATATCTTTCATTTCATGGAATTGGCTGTCGTCTTTTTTCTTGTCGTTCATTTTCATGTACTGACCGCCATTCTTATTAAGCACTTTTTTGAAGTGGTCTTTCGGATATGATGAGAAGTATTTAACATCTGATAATCCTTTTTTCTTCAAATTAGCGTAAGTATCTGTTGTCATAGCAGGCGACGTTTTCTTGACTTTCTCTACCCACTTATTGAAATCTGCCTGCGGTTTCGCAACCACATCAAATCTCATATGGGCAAATCCTTTACCTGTAAAGTTCGCTCCGCTTCCGAAGTACGTACCAGGCTCATCCGCTTGAAGCCAGAGTCTCATAGCCATACCAGGCATTGTATACTCCTGTCCGCCAAGCTGTGGAACCCAGAATGAGTTCATCGGGCCGTCAGCCATCAATTCAAATTGAACTGGCACCCCTGCTGGAATTTCAACATGGTTGACTGTCGCAATTCCTTGTTCAGGATATTCAAACAGCCATTTCCAATCCAACGATGTTACCTGGATTGTGATTGGTTTGGCATTTTGTACAGGCGGTTTTGTCAAAGTATGGATGCCTTTAACTGTGAACACACCCAAAATTGCGATAATGACAATCGGAATTCCCCACCAAATTACCTCCAGGGTTTTGCTGTCATCCCAATCCGGTTGATAAGGAGCCTTGTTGCCCGGCTTATCACGGTATCGGAGGATAATATATACGAGAATCCCCAGTACAGGAATAACGACAATTGCGCAAAGAACTACCGATAAAATAATTAGTTTTAATTCCGTGTGGCCAACCGGCCCTTTCGGATCCAATACAATCATCGAGCTGCTGTCACAGCCAGACAAAAGCAATGCGGTCGCTGCTGCAAGTAAAGCAACTTTTATTCCATTGAGCAAACCACGTTTTTTCAATGCAAGTCATCTCCTCTTAAACACCCGCTCAATAAAATAGTGTTTTTGTGTAATTTACAAACTATCGATTGTGATACTATCTTACTCCTTTCTGAGGTGTTTTTGGGATGGAAATTTGTGATGTTAACGAAAATGACAAATTTTCATTAATAAAGTGTTCAAAAAGATGTCACTATATTGTAATAATTTTCAATGTCAACCATATTTATTTTGGGAAGGATACGTCTGGAAAGATTATTGACTGAAATTTTCTATATTTCGGATAGTTTAGGAGGCGGTTTTACAGGGGATTTGGATGTATATTTTAAGAAACCATTCCAATGCACACAAAAAGACACATGGATCTGCTTATCCACGTGTCTTTTGTTTTTTCTCTATAATTTTTTATACCTGAGAAGGGTTCATATTATCCAATACATCTTCTCTTACCTTTTCTTGTTTCGGATGCTGCTGCATGGATTGGAAGGCAGCCCCGATAATCATCGTTTGAACACCGCCGACAATAAAGCCTATAGAAACCATTAAGTAGATGTTTTTATCACTAAAATCATACATTGTAACTGCCGTGGCTAGAATACCGAAGAAAAAGGAAAATACCCCAAAACGCTGCAACAACATTGATGGTGTAAACATCTTTTTCACAATAATCACTCCATTTTTAGTAATGAAAGAATTTTCTTACTATTATGATAACACAAAATAGACAAAAAGTGTTCATAATTTGTTCGAAATTTACCCATAATTTGTACAAATTTATTTTTTTCTTCCAAAACGTCTTCTTATTAGTAGTATACCCACTTGACGTAGGGCTAAATCATATCGAGATGAAACCTTTTCTTTATCCATCCGTAGAATTGTCATAACCCTTTAAAAAGGACGTGTAGATGATGAATCAAGCGATGCATAAATTTGAAGCGTACCAAGAGATCTTTCATGAGTTGAAAACGAAGTATAAATGGAGCTTTTCCGACAATCGAATTTTAATGATGGCTGCTTCTCTGTATGTTGCGAACGAGAAAGAGTTCAATTTGAAGCGATATGATGAAATTGTGGAGTATATCAAAGGAGAAGTCGGTTTGTTTTCCACTTTAAAAGGAAACGATCGCTTTACATTTGCGGCGATGCTGGATACGAAATTTGATGATTCGAAAGCTGCTTTCAAGGAATTCATTCAAACTTATGATTCCGTCATCGAAGCTGGTTTTCACCGGAGCACCTTCAGCTATATCGCGGCGATGGTTGCATTGACAGGAGAAAAAGATGCCAGTGATGCGATTCCCCGCTCTTATGACATTTATAAAAGCATGAAAAGCAACCACTTCTTCTTCACGGGCATGGATGACTACCCACTGGCCATGCTCCTTGCTCAAAGGGAGCTGGAGAAGGATGCAATGATGGCAGAAATCGAATCCTTCTACCAAAAACTGAATGAAGCGGGCTTCAGAAAGAGCAATGAACTGCAAAGCATGAGCCATATCCTTTCCCTTGAAGGCAAGACAAATCCGGATACGCTTGTGAGCAGATGCCAAGAGATGTTCTCTTTAATGAAGGAAAGCGGACTCAAGCCGAAAGCTATGCATTACCCTCATATCGCACTTCTGGCATTCTTGGATCAGGCGAAAGTCAATCTGCATCAAGTAGTGGATATCTTTGACCAGCTCAATGCAGAAAAAGATTTCAAATGGCAAAAGGATTTTAATCTTGTTATGGCCATCCAACTGCTGATTGCAGAAAAAGTTGGAGAGTCCACTGTTCTTTCAACGGCCCTTCATTCCACAATTCAAGCCCTGATCCAGGCACAGCAGGCTGCATGCATTGCAGCAGTGTCAGGAGCAACGGCGGCTGCATCTACAGCGGGTGCATAATTCAAAAAAAGCCTGATGAAGAGTCAGGCTTTTTCCTATTATTATCGTATTGCCTGCGGGAACCGGAACACATTGTAAGGGTCATACTTCTTATTAATCCGGTTCAGCCTTCCTGCATTCTGGCCTCCCCTCCTCTAATTGCTGCTACTTTCATTCATATTCCTGCATTCCCATCCTTACGCATGACTGCTTGTGACATTATGAAAGGATGAGTCATGTTATTCTAGATATTAAGAATAAAGAATGAGGAGTTTTACAGATGACCATTCGAAAAGCACTCAAAAAGGACAGCCAACAGGCAGCCGTTCTCATATACGATGCCATTCATGATATCGGGGAGGCTTTGACGGGGGAAACCGACCCAGACAAAATACTGCAGCAGCTTGCAGCGTTTTTTCAGAGTGAAGGCAACAGGCTCAGCTTCGAAAACAGTTATGTAAAAGTTGAGGATGGAGAAGTTGTCGGAATCATCATTTTGTATCATGGAAAAGACGCGGAGAAACTGGAGGAGCCGATAATCGCGCATTTACAGAGCAAATTTGGGGATGAAGGTGTAGATACAGATAAAGAGGCAGATTTGGAGGATTTTTATATAGATACTTTAAGTGTGTCTCCTGAGCATGGCGGACGGGGAATCGGGACTGCACTTATCGAATGCGCCTTGTTGGAAGCCAAAGAGCGCGGCTATCCTACCGTATCCCTTAACGTTGAAGAAGAAAACACGGGTGCCATGCGTTTATATTCGCGGCTTGGTTTCCGGGTGAGGAAAACTATCATGATTAATGGAAAGAACTATCATTATCTGGTTAGGGGAATTTAGATGGGGCTTGATTGGGGAGCCCCATTCTTCATTTAATTAAATCGAATAACTCATCCGGAACTAATTTGAATTTAGGATTGGTAAAGTCGCTTATCGGCTTCCAAATCAATTTAAAGGTATGTCCGGTGTCTTCCTCTCCTATGAAGGACGTGTTTTCATAAAAACTCTTATCAACAAATTCGGCATCATAAACAAATACAACTTCATGTCCAAGATTGCCATTGAATTCAAAAATATTTTCTATGGTTCCTAAGTATTTTACATTCGTTATTTGTGCACCAATTTCTTCAAGCACTTCCCGTTCTAATGCTGCGGAGCTTCTTTCTCCATACTCTATACCGCCGCCGATCGGACGATAAAAATATTCCCCTGTCACCTCGTCAAACCCTTCGATGACCACGATTGAATCATCTTTCTTAAATGGACATATAACAATAGGACGAATTTTTGATACTCTCATATATTCTCCTTTCCAAATCTTATTTGAATGTCAAAAGCCATTTAATTGCTTCATTAAGATCCTCAGCCACAAAATCCGGCTCTACTTCAGCCCACTTACCATGGAACTCCTTGTTTATGTATTGCTCATATGCTGCTTTTCCGCTCCCTGTTTTGACCAGGATTTTCTTGCATCCTGCCTCATGTGCAGCCAATAAATCCGTCCATCTATCCCCGATGACTGCACACTGTTTTAAACTCATTTGGTTCTCTTCAGCAGCCTTTTTTAGCATTCCTGGAGATGGCTTTCTGCAATGGCAGCCCTCAGAATGCTGGTGAGGACAAACATAAATTTTATCAAATCCAAAATTTCCAAGTTCCTTTTCAAAGCTTAATAAAGTTGCCTCTCCTATTGAAATTCCAGGCTGATTGGTAAAAGAACAAACGAGTACTCCTGATGTTTTCAATTGCTGTATTGACTCAGCCACACCGTGAAAAAGTTCAAATTCTCCTGGATAAATGACACGGTCGCTGCCGCCGAGAGTTCCGTCCCTGTCTATGAAAACCGCTTGTATTTCCATGAAGAGTCCTCCTTTTCTATTTGGATTATTAGGTTAACTCAATTTATCCAGCAAGATTTCTTTATGTTGGGAAGATAATCGAATCAACGGAAAATCCCCGCTAGTAATTAGTTTTTTAATCCTTTTTTGTTCTTCCCAAGCCAAGTCATAAAGGGAATAATTTATGATTCCTTTGTTATAGGCAACTTCCAATTCGTCAGCATCTTTCTCTATTAATTCACCTGAAGGAAGCAGGACGATATCCAAAAATAAATCATCCAAATAAGGGAGATCGTTTTCAATTGAATTTTCGAGGCAAATATCGATATACCATTGAATTATTTCTCCATTTGCATCAAACATGGTTGTGACGGCATGATTTTTCCCCATAGGAAATTGCTGCAGCCACAGGTAGCCATCATCAACAATACAGATATCCTGTTCCCCGTACTTCTTGAATAGTGGTTCACTTACTTTAATTGTGTTTAACAGCGTGATATATCCCTTAAATTCGTTCGTATTCAAATAGGTTTGTGCATATTTTCTTTCTAAGATTCTCTGCCACCCTGGACGGTTTCCAAATTTTCTTTCGAGCATGGTTTTCCTCCTTTCCTTTAAGTCATTCACGTCATTATAGGTATTTATATATAATTTTCCTCCTCCAATTTTTCGAATAACCTGTCAGTAGTTCCAATCACGATTTCAACTCCAGACACATGGTAAAACGTACTTGTAGTTTCAAAGTTCATTACTTTATCATCAGGTGAATGGAGAAAGATTGGTTTTCCTTGACCCAATGCAATCCCTAATTCAATATGACTTCCTTTGCCTGCCGGGAGAAGTACGATTATAAAATCTGCATCCTTTACTGCGATTCTTTCTTTTTCTCCTATATCTCTTAAATCCTTAATTGTTGATGCTCGGCTATTATCTGTCCAATCATATGTTTGGACATACCCCTTATTTTTTAATTGCCCACTAATAGATCTTACTTGCTCAATGTTTCGAAAACTTGATGCAACATAAAATTTTTTCATTTGTGTACTCCTTTTATA
This Falsibacillus pallidus DNA region includes the following protein-coding sequences:
- a CDS encoding cbb3-type cytochrome c oxidase subunit I — translated: MIDKIKDFASHFFVTGDPLIYGADVSIGLSMVAIFFVLTYFKKWGWLWREWLTTVDHKKIGIMYIIASLLMLFRGGVDALLMRAQLALPNVHFLQSEHYNEIFTTHGTIMILFMAMPMMFGLFNIAVPLQIGARDVAYPFLNAFSFWMFFVGAMLFNLSFVIGGSPDAGWLAYPPLSELSGSPGVGENFYIWGIQLSGVGSLASGINFVVTILKMRAKGMKMMQMPLFTWSVFASCVTIIIAFPVLTVTLALLFIDRFAGGHFFTMLHGGNPMMYVNLIWMWGHPEVYIVVLPAFGVFSEVVSVFSKKRIFGYKSMVFSLMIISILSYFTWVHHFFTMGASANVNAFFAITTMAIAIPTGVKVFNWLFTMFRGRIRIEQPMLWTLGFIPTFLIGGATGVMLAVAPADYQYHNSYFLIAHFHQVLIGGVVFGYLAGIYYWWPKMFGFKLNVKLGLWAFWLWNIGFYVCFMPQYALGFMGMTRRVYTYGWDMGWGPLNLISSIGAVLMGIGFIFQVWQILYSIKYGERDTTGDPWDGHTLEWTIPSPAPEYNFAIEPIVKGQDDFWRMKKEGIVPMTKESEIKPIHMPRNSGIPFIMSWFWFIAGFGFTFGWTWMIVVGLLGVAGSMLARSFTKKLDYYIPVEEIKETEAKFGRLV
- a CDS encoding ubiquinol oxidase subunit II; protein product: MKKRGLLNGIKVALLAAATALLLSGCDSSSMIVLDPKGPVGHTELKLIILSVVLCAIVVIPVLGILVYIILRYRDKPGNKAPYQPDWDDSKTLEVIWWGIPIVIIAILGVFTVKGIHTLTKPPVQNAKPITIQVTSLDWKWLFEYPEQGIATVNHVEIPAGVPVQFELMADGPMNSFWVPQLGGQEYTMPGMAMRLWLQADEPGTYFGSGANFTGKGFAHMRFDVVAKPQADFNKWVEKVKKTSPAMTTDTYANLKKKGLSDVKYFSSYPKDHFKKVLNKNGGQYMKMNDKKKDDSQFHEMKDMEDMSDMSEMDMDHN
- a CDS encoding DUF4003 family protein, producing the protein MMNQAMHKFEAYQEIFHELKTKYKWSFSDNRILMMAASLYVANEKEFNLKRYDEIVEYIKGEVGLFSTLKGNDRFTFAAMLDTKFDDSKAAFKEFIQTYDSVIEAGFHRSTFSYIAAMVALTGEKDASDAIPRSYDIYKSMKSNHFFFTGMDDYPLAMLLAQRELEKDAMMAEIESFYQKLNEAGFRKSNELQSMSHILSLEGKTNPDTLVSRCQEMFSLMKESGLKPKAMHYPHIALLAFLDQAKVNLHQVVDIFDQLNAEKDFKWQKDFNLVMAIQLLIAEKVGESTVLSTALHSTIQALIQAQQAACIAAVSGATAAASTAGA
- a CDS encoding GNAT family N-acetyltransferase, producing MTIRKALKKDSQQAAVLIYDAIHDIGEALTGETDPDKILQQLAAFFQSEGNRLSFENSYVKVEDGEVVGIIILYHGKDAEKLEEPIIAHLQSKFGDEGVDTDKEADLEDFYIDTLSVSPEHGGRGIGTALIECALLEAKERGYPTVSLNVEEENTGAMRLYSRLGFRVRKTIMINGKNYHYLVRGI
- a CDS encoding NUDIX hydrolase → MRVSKIRPIVICPFKKDDSIVVIEGFDEVTGEYFYRPIGGGIEYGERSSAALEREVLEEIGAQITNVKYLGTIENIFEFNGNLGHEVVFVYDAEFVDKSFYENTSFIGEEDTGHTFKLIWKPISDFTNPKFKLVPDELFDLIK
- a CDS encoding HAD-IIIA family hydrolase, translating into MEIQAVFIDRDGTLGGSDRVIYPGEFELFHGVAESIQQLKTSGVLVCSFTNQPGISIGEATLLSFEKELGNFGFDKIYVCPHQHSEGCHCRKPSPGMLKKAAEENQMSLKQCAVIGDRWTDLLAAHEAGCKKILVKTGSGKAAYEQYINKEFHGKWAEVEPDFVAEDLNEAIKWLLTFK
- a CDS encoding DUF402 domain-containing protein, whose product is MLERKFGNRPGWQRILERKYAQTYLNTNEFKGYITLLNTIKVSEPLFKKYGEQDICIVDDGYLWLQQFPMGKNHAVTTMFDANGEIIQWYIDICLENSIENDLPYLDDLFLDIVLLPSGELIEKDADELEVAYNKGIINYSLYDLAWEEQKRIKKLITSGDFPLIRLSSQHKEILLDKLS
- a CDS encoding nucleoside 2-deoxyribosyltransferase; translated protein: MKKFYVASSFRNIEQVRSISGQLKNKGYVQTYDWTDNSRASTIKDLRDIGEKERIAVKDADFIIVLLPAGKGSHIELGIALGQGKPIFLHSPDDKVMNFETTSTFYHVSGVEIVIGTTDRLFEKLEEENYI